A region of the Apium graveolens cultivar Ventura chromosome 6, ASM990537v1, whole genome shotgun sequence genome:
agtgttttgtcaatagatcctctgttaaattcactttccagaagaaactgagctaaagtctcataccatgctcttggagtttgcttaaggccataaagtgctttatcaagcctgtagacataatttggaagttttgaatctacaaagcctggaggttgttcaacatatagttcctcttccaattctccattgagaaaagcacttttcacatccatttgaaagacagtaaactttttgtgagcagcataagccaaaaatatccttatggcttccaatctagcaactggtgtaaatgtttcatcataatcaattccctcatattgagaatatccttttacaaccagccttgctttattccttgttattatgtcatcactattagttttgtttctgaacacccactttgtaccaacaacagatctgttttttggtcttggcacaagggtccagactttatttctttcaaattcatttaactcttcctacattgcttgcacccaatcagcatcttgaagagcttcttccactttcttttgttcagtctgagaaagaaaagaattatatagacatttatttgatgtagctgttctagttctgacacctgcatcaggatttccaataattaagtcaggtgtatgtgatttagtccacttccttgcagatggaaggttttttctagaactggatgctcccccatgatccatgctgtcttcatcaacattttctgatgctccccctgaaattatgctctctgagttggatccttcagaaattgagtttccagacttatcagaacttggctcatcagaacttgaagagccagttgtaggttctgatgcttcttgagatgtggttgtatcttcagtatactccccctgcacaggtgcatcttcctttgcagtatcaggatttagactgtcaggatttagactgtcaggatttacagtatcagaaatttaatcttcattttcaaatctcagctaatcatgatcattaaaatcttcaagtccagtaatcttcttatcatcaaaagagacattgatagattccatgacaacccttgttcttaaattgtagactctgaaggcttttatggaaagtgaatatccaacaaaaatttattcatcagcttttagatcaaatttggatagctgttcaggatgagtcttaagaacaaaacacttgcatccaaatacatgaaaatacttcagatttggcttctttttcttcaccaactcatatggtgtcttttcatgcttgttaatgagtgttgcattctgagtaaaacaagcagtctgcacaacttcatcccaaaaataggttggtagctttgcttcatcaagcatagttcgtgcagcttcaacaagagttctattctttctttcaacaactccattttgttgtggagttccaggagcagaaaattcctgcttgattctatggtctttgcagaactcttccatgatcaaattcttgaactcagtgtcattatcacttcttatgatcttcacagaatctttgaccaatttatccagttgcttgacatgatcaatcaagatagatgcattttcactttttgtgtgcaagaaatacacccatgtgtatctggtgaactcatccactatgaccatagcatatttcttctttgcaatagacatgacattcactggaccaaatagatcaacatgtagtacatgataagactcaagaattgatgattcagtcttgctcttgaatgaagattttctttgtttagccttataacatgaatcacaaaggccatcaggagcaaatactgattttggcagtcctctcacaagatctttcttgactagttcatttatattgttgaaatttaaatgagagagtttcttgtgccaattccagctttcttcaattgatgctctacttaacagatagattgcagaaccatcagtccttgttgaaagcttggcttcataaatgttaccatgcctgtatcctttcagaacaacttttcctgtagatttgcttacaacttcacagtgttcttcaaagaaatccacatgataacctctgtcacagatttgactaacactcagcagattgtgtttaagtcctgagaccagagctacttttttaataatgacattccccagattgatattgccatatcccaaggtttttccaatgttgccatctccataagaaatacttgggccagctttctccacaaagtctgatagcatggctttatttccagtcatatgtcctgaacatcaactgtccagaactaggatatttttcctgttgccctgcaatcataaagaccattaatgattagttttaaggacccagacttgcttggatcctttggccttattaagtttgttaacatttgcagcggatttagcatcagagtttatgttaacatttttcttatcagcatttacactatcaaactttatatcagaacttacactagaaggaacaatgctaactttctttaaagaaggttttatttgataataatcatagtacaaactatgatattccttacaagtataaattgaatgacataaactaccacaatgaaaacaaggattttatggcctatatctaacagactgactcttaactcctgactttgaaggtaaggagtttatgttcttaattttcctgcaaaaagaagctagatggttagaatttccacagttataacatgtttttctaggagcattaggaacaggcttgtaatcattacttttattcacaccttcctttccattcctatttttcctaggtgactctaccttgtttgcattcttaacatctttcagcttatgcttaagctgcttctttgtcattaagcctacgttaacttcatttggcttttcttgttttagtttgtcagaagttaattcctttttaacttctgatttatcagtatcagactttacatctacaaacttaacaggtttcaactttgacttttgtttaacaactataggctcaatttctacagttcctttatcattcttatcatctccataacctaagccctctttccagtttccactacttaacaaattctgagttgttctgccagagttagtccaagttctgataatctctctttccttttctaactcagtttttagagattcattcattttaagtacttcatccctaacataaaaagcatcatctctatctttctgagtttgatggaacatgactaactctttttctaaataatcattcctctttttacaagcaagattttcagaagttaatctttcacatgttaaagtttgatctctataactaatgaacatggttttaagatatcttctcaactcattaatatcatcagtatgaaagacataagtagtttgaggtacctttaactcagcagcatcagaactgctatcagcatttgccatcaaggcatagttttcctcacttttagaatctgaagtgtctgtccagcttttcttctttgtgacaagagccttgcctttgtcactcttcactttcttgcaatcaggagatatgtggcatttctcaccacagttgtagcatttgacatttgtgtaatctcctctgtcagacttccctcctttgccttcagattttttgaaattttttcttatcagaacttgcacctttcttggaaaacttctttcccttcctgaattttctgtatgcaatccttgtgattcctttcaccataagagcacacagcttcatcatctcttcatcagcatccatctcaggtaagctttcagtttcagagtcatcatcactatcagaacttgatgactcagtatcagactttgtgatgagagcttttcccttgcctttccttgaggtagctgctttgggagattcctcctcagccttaagagcaactatccttgactttcctcctttcctcttacttctttgttccatctcaagttcatgagtcttgagcatcccataaatttcatcaagagttgtttcttcaagattatagttgtctcttatagtggtggccttcaaatcccatctttcaggaagtgctaacaggaatttaagatttgaatcctcaagatcatattccttgtcaactagtgacaaatcattcaagagtttgacaaatctgtcatataaaccagttaatgactcatcagactttgagtcaaagtgttcatactcttgagtgagtattgtcttcctgttcttcttaactgattcggttccctggcatcttgtctccaaagcatctcatatctcctttgcagtcttgcagttgattaccctgtttgacattacattatcaatagcactatgcagcaagtgtcgtaccttagcatccttagcaattgaagagatatcttcagcagtgtaatcactcttctcctttagtacagactttgctggttgacctgcaactacaacagcgagtttggttggcttgtgtggtccttcattgattctgtcaagatattctggatcagtagcttccagaaacatagacatcctcaccttccatatggaatattcagatggtttcaaaatgggaactctaatagtctcatatcgactatggatttgagtctttggaggttcttcagttttggtgggcttggttggagtttcttcttcagacatgattatttttggatcttaaactatttgtgtgttaacagataagctctgataccacttgttaggtcacacacactgtagaagggggttgaatacagtgtttatcacaatcaaattgaattaaagaactcaagtaacagaaaagagactttattcaatataataaactctgttacaatatggaactgtcctctctcagtgatgaacaaatatcacgagagctgctagggttacaatgaatattattctcgataatgataacacttatagtgtaaaccctatgtctgtgtttatatactacacagttacaagataatcgctaattgatatgaaatataattctgcttcctaaaatatatcaatcagatatcttttcttccaagtattctattcttcatagaattccttcttcatgcatatctcttcttgcgtttgtcttgatcttctttcctttcaatcagtcaccttccttatctgaaagtctcctttaagtcctgatattatctcctgataaatatcttctgataacttaagttctgaccacttaagttctgaccacttaagttctgacttcagtataagtactgatttccagttaagtactgatttgtcctgtttaggtaagatctgaaaactaaacacaaatcacattagacatgacattatcaaatatatctaacaacaaaaTAAGTACGACCTAGTCCATTTCAAATTTAAAGTAGAAACTAGAGCATATAATAATTCTAGAAATATCCTCAACACGTAAACTCGAGATTAAGCATATAAATTCCAGCACATAAATACCGAAAGGCAAAATCGAACATAACATTAAACTCGAAAATTGAGCTCTAGCTAGAACACACCAACACAATAACACTCACAGTCAATATCAACTTAAAGTCAGACATAACAGATAACTACACAAGGCTATGTATGTAAGTATATATAATGTTTAGACTTGAAATTGAACATGAAAGAAGCACATACCGAGTCAAATCGTTATGCAGTTCCGATACGAAGCGAAACATAATCGATAGATACAAATATGTGTATAGATAATCGTAGTATATACTGATATATGTTGATGAACTAGATTTCTGCTAGTCAAACAGAGGAAAAAAATAAGTGATATATTAGAGGACTGAATTTTATAAAGTAAAATATACCCTACGGCCTGCAGTAACGAAAACATTATCTTGACTCATGCAAATTGTACCGATttggatttctttgtctttgacTGAATCCTGTTCCTTGGAGATTTTAATTTGTATATTCGGACCATCCAGTGATGAGTTGTGAATACCTATATTAATTGGAAGCCACAAAGATGCAGAACTATATGTAGAAAAATTATATAGGAACAAAACCCCAAAATACAAACAAATGACTTCATTAATAATAACATCTTTATACCTATAATATGATAGTTTGTACATGAGACAAATAGTAAAAAAGCATCTCTCAGCATATAAATTTAGCATTCATGATAGTAGTCTGACAGAGGCAGCTATAAAAGTAACGCAACAAGGGGGTCATCATGAAGTTAGAAAAAGCATTCAACCAAATTCAATATGTAAATGTAACACTGTGGTAAAGCTACTTACAGGAAACTTAATAATTTACTAACAACttccataatttaaattactcAATTTGTGTGAAAGAGGAACATTAGATATGAGCTGGTTAAAGAAAACCAGCAACTTGTTAACATATACCAAGAAAGAGGAATCATAATTAATATAAGAAAGCATCGACGCATTAAACAAAAGAAATAAAGAAAAACTTCCATCACCAGCGAGTCCCACAATAGAGAATCATGACAGTGTTTACTAAATAGTGCACTCTTGCACTAATAATAAGAAACCAGGACTCTCTAACACTCTTGCACGCATATGCACCCATAACTTCTCCAACTCGTAAGAAACCAGGAGCAAATCTCTCCTTGTCTTCACCACTTCAAAATCATAGCATAGAACCCCCTCTTAGCAAGAACCCCCCTCGGGCAAGCCATACCCACAGCAAGCAGAAGAACCCTCCCAAACTACCACAATATACACGCCAATTATCAACAAAGACCAGGATATTTAGACGGAAATAAAATCTGCACAGAGAAAGAAATGCACACAGACAAAATACCACCCACCCCTGCATGAAACAAATGATCCCAAAAACAAAAAATATAGAATTGTACCCCCCCTCCCCTTCAAAAACACAGAGATGCAACCCCTCACTCTAAACCCAACTCCTAATACCCAATTCAGACAAGTACAATACTGGATTAACAGCACAAAAAAACTCATCACAGCAAAACCCCAAACCCATAACAAATATTAGACCCACCCAAAAGAATACCAATAAAACACCCCCCTACTCCAGCCAATAAATAACAGAACTTACTAGAGAGTCCTGGTTTCTTACAATTTGGTTTCTATGTTAACATTCATGTAtattaagaaaaataataataataacacttACTAGACAGTGATTACCGTGGCAAACAACTCTAAGATtcagaacttgatttttgaaCCCACACCTGTAGACAGTGAAGAAGAAAAGCACATCAAAATTTCATAGTGTTaataagtgagattagaagaaGATTAATTAAAAATAGGAAACTAATTGAACTCAAAATGAAGAACGAGCCCTAATTTGACATTCAAATTAATTGGACCCTAAATTTATATTCAAATCAATTGAGCCATAATTGAGATTAAAAGTTAAAGCCAGTGTTAGGTAGATTGACTGTGCTGAGAAATAGTAGCGAGAAAGAAAGTAGTGGGAGAAAATAGTAGAGAGAACGAGGGAGAAAATGAGAGATGGTAGTGAGAGAGAGCACAGAGAGGCGGCCAGAGAGTGACAAAATAGGAGAGAAAGAGACTGGTTGTTGTGTGGGCTCAAAATTGCGCGCGTTTTTGGCCAAAAAATTTGAAGCAAGGTTGGAAAATTTTCATTTACCCGCTTTACAAAATTTAGCGCGTCCCAAATTTAATATTCACATTAATTAGCTTAGAAGAATATATATTTACCTTATTCATTTTATTGTGTATATGAATTtctatatttatattttttaatattttatattttaatatacatatatgtataagTGCGTATATGAAAATGGTGGGAATTTGTTTTTTCTACTTTTAAaaattctatttatttatttattttaattttattatgtataaaatataatataaaatttgtataacatcacgtattttattattttataaattcgtatgtttacattttttttaatatcCTTTATTTATAAAACTAATATAAAAGTGCTCATTTTAAATGAGGGAGATTTTtacaatttttatttttgttactTTTCAcctttatatttttgaattttacTACTTTATAAATTcctattttaaatttttaaaaatttcattaAGTAAAAAGTTTgtatttcatcattcatattaCATATATTCAATTTATAAATCACCTTAAATtcttatataataattaaattacTGATTAATCTTAAAAGATATTATTTATAAGTTTTAATACTCTAAGTTAACACTTTGACAAAAATGTTGCAACGTGCAACACTTTTTACCTAATGCAACATCACGTTTTTGGCTAAGCTAACATAGAAAACATAGTGTTGAATTAGATCGCAAGTACCATATCAAAGGTAACATATTAACTAACATTCTTGAAGGGGGGCGTTGCGataggccatatatggtgtagtataaaatagttttgtaattatttagaaaataattaataaattcataaatcattataaaatcatataatagtccaaaaattaccagaaaaatatcacaattatctatattttattctggacataataaaattaacatacctaaactttaccacatataagcatccatATATCAACACTAATcatcatataattcacaaaaaaataacataatatttatttattgataaaaataattacacgctatgtcccggatattacacataCAAGCACAAAACTTATGGCACATGTACTATGTTTTTTACTATAGTTTATGATAAGTCAAAGGCTACTTGGGTTTCTTTGTTGTATGACAAGTCTCAGGTTGTGAAACTGATTACAGATTTTTTTTTATGTTGACACTCAATTCTCTACCAAGGTCAAGATCGTTCGCTCTGACAACGGTACAGAATTTCTCAATAAAGTTATGGCTACATGTTTCGCAGCTAGAGGTATTGTTCACCAGACCACATGTGTTTATACGCCTCAACAAAATGGTTTGGTTGAGCGTAAACACAGAACATTTCTTAATATAGCTCGTGCTTTGAGGTTTCACTCATCTCTTCCCATTAGTTTCTGGGAAGATTGTTTATTGACTACATCTCATATTATTAACAGGACTCCCTCCTTGCTACTGAATGGTGGTACTCCTTATGAGGTATAGTTTCATTATCCACCagattttcatgatttatgagtATTTGGTTATCTCTGTTATGCTCATGTGATGCCACATCTAACTGATAAATTTGCTCCTCGAGCAATAAAGGGGGTTTTTATTGGCTACCCGTTTGATACTAAAGATTTTAAAATTCTTGATTTACAAACTAAGGCCACGTTTATCTCTCGGGATGTGACTTTTATGAGACCATTTTTCCATTTAAAGCAGTTGTTACTCCAACTTTGTCTCACCTTTTTCCTCATATTGATTCATTTGTGGACCGTGATCCACTATTTCTTTTTTCTGATCCTTCCAATTCTTCCTCTACTACCCCTACATTTACTTCAGCTGATCATCCAACTCTTTCAGTTAAACTTGATACTTATGCTATTCTTGTTATTTCTCCATCATTAGTCTTACCACCTACATCTACCAGTGATACAGCTTCCCTTCCTAGATCTACTCGTGTCAGACAATTGCCATCAAAATTCTATGACTATACTGGTCTTCCAACCCATTTATGCAACCATATTCACCTCAATGCTCATGTTACCTTACCTACATATATGGTTGATCTGCCTTTTGATGCATCTACAGTGGTGTTAATGTCTTCTTCTCACAAAGTTTCTGAACCCTCTACATATAAACAGGCTGTAAAACAGTCTGTTTGGTGTGAAGCTATGAGTGTTGAGTTGGTCGCTCTAGAAGCCAATCACACTTGGTCAATTGAACCGTTACCACATGGTAAGAAGATAGTGGGTTGTAATTGGTATATAAGGTCAAGTATCTTGCTAATGGGGATGTGGATCGTTACAAGGCTCGCCTTGTTGCAAAGGGGTTTACTCAAACAGTTGGGTTAGATTATTTTGAGACGTTTGCTCCAGTTTCAAAGATGTCTAATCTTCGTTTATTGTTAACTTTAGCTGCTAAACGTAACTGGTATATCAAGTAGCTTGATATCACGAATGCTTTTCTTCATGGCCTATTAGATGAGGAGGTGTATATGGCATTTCCACCTGGTTATCATCTGCCAGCTAATCTCCTTTCTCAATTTCTAGATCAAAGTCTAGTTTGTCGATTACTTAAGTTATTTATGGACTTAAGAAAGCCACTCACCGTGGTTTCTAGCTCTGTCTCAGGCTCTTAAAGCTTTTGTCTTTGTCCAAATGGTCAGTGATGCTAGTTTGTTTCGTGTTCAACAGGATAATTCTGTTTCCTATATGatgatttatgtggatgatatgttACTTATTGGAAATAATGTCAAGTTACTTGATGAAGTGATTCAATTTCTGACTACtcaattcaaaatcaaagatttaGGTTTTATTCATTATTTCCTTGGTCTTGAGTTACACAGGTCTATTCGAGGTATCTTTGTTAATCAACATAAATACATAATGGATATTGTTAAAGGTTGTGGGCTTTTAGATGCTAGAGTCCCATGCATTCCCATGGATCAATATCATACTTTGTTAGATGATGTTACTACTCCATTATTCAATGATGTTACTGCTTATAGGCGTTTGGTTGGGCGCCTTATCTACATGACTATTACACGTCCAGATCTATCTTATCCTgtgtgtaacgccctccagacccggggtataagtctgggggttactagctaatcacccaacatgtacaatctgattaacaaagaataaagaaatgaatctaaacccctttaatactaaccaggatctttttaggttgaagtatgaaaacaagaaccactaactactttattacaaaccaaattcaaaattttatgaactctctttattacaaactattgtctaaccagttttaaactaagtttatcttttattcaaacacatacactaactatctacactccacctgttaggacaactcaaagctttcttcctggattcGGATCAACActttgggtatgagaggatcccgaggcttgacctacttctttaccactcgagtcctgatgggtttcataatccttcttaactgaaaacaataaggtgaataacaacaaaaaggggtgagccaaaaattgttca
Encoded here:
- the LOC141666036 gene encoding uncharacterized protein LOC141666036 — translated: MATCFAARGIVHQTTCVYTPQQNGLVERKHRTFLNIARALRFHSSLPISFWEDCLLTTSHIINRTPSLLLNGVVTPTLSHLFPHIDSFVDRDPLFLFSDPSNSSSTTPTFTSADHPTLSVKLDTYAILVISPSLVLPPTSTSDTASLPRSTRVRQLPSKFYDYTGLPTHLCNHIHLNAHVTLPTYMVDLPFDASTVVLMSSSHKVSEPSTYKQAVKQSVWCEAMSVELVALEANHTWSIEPLPHESHSPWFLALSQALKAFVFVQMVSDASLFRVQQDNSVSYMMIYVDDMLLIGNNVKLLDEVIQFLTTQFKIKDLGFIHYFLGLELHRSIRGIFVNQHKYIMDIVKGCGLLDARVPCIPMDQYHTLLDDVTTPLFNDVTAYRRLVGRLIYMTITRPDLSYPIGLVALLLVCLSLVIVFYWGILLFPENFTNLTPIQLFCDNKSALSIA